The following proteins come from a genomic window of Rhodohalobacter sp. 614A:
- a CDS encoding acyl-CoA dehydrogenase produces the protein METFLEQLAFFDGLSGWIAWGSIILIGLIFGYTGAPLWLWAGAGLAALTGLGAPVWLLAVYVVLALIFNIKPIRKAVLSGPLMSLLDKLNILPKISETEQTAIDAGTVWVEGDLFSGKPDLKKLSREEYPELTEKERAFMDGPVEKLCSMVSDWDVFQRRDFDKQTWEYFKKERFFGLVVPEKYGGHGFSANAHSLIVAKLASRCGPLATTVMVPNSLGPAELLMHYGTEDQKNHYLPRLAKAEEIPCFALTEPNAGSDAGSMQSRGEVFKGEDGELYLKLNWEKRYITLAAISTVIGLAFKLYDPENLLGKGEELGITCALIPSDTDGVVLGKRHDPLGIPFYNCPIRGKDVIVPVSAIIGGKEGAGNGWRMLMESLAVGRGISLPAQSVGGAKTATRAIGAYAAIRQQFGLNIGRFEGIEEPMARIGGYTYLLDAARTYICGALDKGAKPAVVTAIAKYNFTELGREIVNDAMDIVGGSGISRGPRNIFAHSYTAMPIAITVEGANILTRTLMIFGQGAIRSHPYAFNEIEALMNKDVKKFDENFWNHIGHAIQNMIRSVLLSVTRGRLASSPTGGPASRYYKKLAWSSATFAFMADMALASYGGALKMKEKLSGRYADVLSWMLLAVATLRRYEAEGKKEEDQIYFEWAMEEAFLRIQTAFDEIYSEIDAPGLSWLFRGPVALWSRINRIGKKPSDELGHKVAQAMQTRGEQRDRITKDIYIPAGRDQAIGKYEHALEMVEKSFPVYKKLYKATKARELEKKHVLKQLDAALEKNIITQDEAELVRKTEEARYDAILVDEFTLEEYKRSAVEPKKDAGLKSPDKKTVLL, from the coding sequence ATGGAAACTTTCTTGGAGCAACTCGCATTTTTTGACGGACTATCCGGCTGGATTGCCTGGGGATCCATCATTTTAATCGGTTTGATTTTTGGATATACCGGGGCGCCGTTATGGCTCTGGGCAGGGGCAGGTTTAGCTGCTTTAACCGGACTTGGCGCGCCCGTTTGGCTGCTGGCGGTGTATGTGGTGCTGGCACTGATTTTTAATATCAAACCGATTCGCAAAGCGGTGCTTTCAGGCCCGTTGATGTCACTTCTCGACAAACTGAATATTTTGCCAAAAATTTCTGAAACGGAGCAAACCGCTATTGATGCCGGAACCGTTTGGGTGGAAGGAGATCTCTTTTCCGGAAAGCCGGATCTGAAAAAACTGAGCCGGGAAGAGTATCCGGAATTGACCGAAAAGGAACGGGCTTTTATGGATGGCCCGGTTGAGAAATTATGTTCGATGGTTTCTGACTGGGATGTTTTCCAGCGCCGCGATTTTGATAAACAAACATGGGAGTATTTTAAAAAAGAACGCTTCTTCGGATTGGTCGTACCTGAGAAGTATGGAGGGCACGGTTTTTCAGCTAATGCCCACAGCTTGATCGTTGCCAAACTTGCTTCGCGCTGCGGACCCCTTGCAACAACCGTAATGGTTCCGAATTCTCTTGGTCCGGCTGAATTGTTGATGCACTACGGAACGGAAGATCAGAAAAATCACTATCTCCCGAGGCTTGCCAAAGCTGAAGAGATTCCATGTTTTGCGTTGACCGAACCAAATGCTGGCTCGGATGCCGGTTCCATGCAAAGTCGGGGTGAAGTGTTCAAAGGTGAAGATGGCGAACTCTACCTCAAACTGAATTGGGAGAAACGGTACATTACACTTGCCGCCATTTCTACGGTTATCGGGTTAGCTTTCAAATTGTACGACCCTGAGAATTTACTTGGAAAAGGCGAAGAATTGGGAATTACCTGTGCACTTATCCCGAGTGACACAGACGGTGTGGTTCTTGGAAAACGTCATGATCCGCTTGGAATTCCGTTCTACAACTGTCCGATTCGAGGAAAAGATGTCATCGTGCCGGTTAGTGCAATCATTGGCGGAAAAGAAGGTGCGGGAAACGGTTGGCGTATGTTAATGGAATCACTTGCCGTTGGCCGTGGTATTTCGCTTCCCGCACAATCCGTTGGAGGAGCCAAAACGGCAACCCGTGCAATCGGAGCCTATGCAGCCATTCGTCAGCAGTTTGGGCTTAATATTGGCCGGTTTGAGGGAATCGAAGAACCGATGGCTAGAATTGGTGGCTACACATATTTGCTGGATGCTGCCCGAACCTACATTTGCGGAGCGTTAGATAAAGGAGCCAAACCCGCAGTGGTAACAGCCATCGCCAAATACAATTTTACTGAATTGGGCCGGGAAATCGTGAACGATGCGATGGACATCGTGGGCGGATCCGGAATTTCCCGCGGGCCAAGAAATATTTTTGCTCACTCCTATACGGCTATGCCGATTGCAATAACCGTAGAGGGTGCAAATATTCTTACCCGAACTCTCATGATCTTTGGGCAGGGAGCGATTCGAAGTCATCCTTATGCGTTCAATGAAATTGAGGCGCTGATGAATAAAGACGTAAAAAAATTCGATGAGAATTTCTGGAATCACATTGGTCATGCAATCCAAAATATGATTCGGTCCGTGCTTCTCAGCGTAACCCGAGGACGTCTGGCGAGCTCCCCGACAGGAGGCCCTGCTTCAAGGTATTACAAGAAACTGGCTTGGTCTTCTGCAACATTTGCATTTATGGCAGATATGGCTCTGGCATCATATGGTGGTGCTCTTAAGATGAAAGAGAAACTTTCCGGCAGATACGCAGATGTTCTGAGCTGGATGCTATTGGCTGTAGCCACCTTGCGCCGATATGAAGCAGAGGGAAAAAAAGAAGAAGATCAGATCTATTTCGAATGGGCAATGGAAGAGGCCTTTTTACGGATTCAGACTGCATTTGACGAGATCTACTCTGAAATCGATGCACCCGGACTGAGTTGGTTGTTCCGTGGCCCGGTAGCACTGTGGTCACGCATCAACCGAATAGGGAAGAAACCTTCGGATGAACTGGGACATAAAGTAGCCCAGGCCATGCAGACCCGGGGTGAACAGCGAGACCGGATCACAAAAGACATTTACATTCCTGCCGGTCGGGATCAGGCAATAGGGAAGTATGAACACGCCCTTGAAATGGTCGAAAAATCCTTCCCGGTATACAAGAAGTTGTATAAAGCGACCAAAGCAAGGGAGCTTGAAAAGAAACACGTTCTTAAACAACTCGATGCAGCTCTTGAGAAAAATATCATAACTCAGGATGAAGCCGAACTGGTTCGAAAGACCGAAGAAGCAAGATATGATGCAATCCTGGTCGACGAATTCACGTTAGAGGAATATAAGAGAAGTGCAGTAGAGCCGAAGAAAGATGCCGGTTTGAAAAGTCCGGATAAAAAAACGGTTCTTCTGTAG
- the proC gene encoding pyrroline-5-carboxylate reductase — translation MDFSEKKATILGAGNIGCSIANGLTASEIFKPSQMYLTRRRTDKLNEYAEKGYLVTSDNIEAVKHSDVIIACVEPHQLDGILKEIAPALDAEKHLLVSVVSGAKIKDIQKNVPEGVAVVRAMPNTAIAIRESMTCICSESKDSGPIETTKAIFDTVGVTLEIREEQMSSATALCACGIAFFLRAIRAASQGGIEIGFHSNESITMAAQTAKGAASLLGAMKNHPEYEIDRVTTPKGCTISGLNQMEHGGFSSAMIKGILTSAEKAEKLY, via the coding sequence ATGGATTTTAGTGAAAAAAAAGCCACCATTTTAGGCGCCGGTAATATTGGATGCTCAATTGCAAACGGATTGACTGCGTCCGAAATTTTCAAGCCAAGCCAAATGTATCTTACACGACGGCGTACGGATAAACTCAACGAATATGCAGAAAAAGGATATCTGGTTACGTCAGATAATATTGAAGCTGTTAAACATTCTGATGTCATCATAGCCTGTGTGGAACCCCATCAACTGGATGGTATTCTGAAAGAAATTGCACCTGCCCTCGATGCAGAAAAACATCTTTTAGTCTCCGTTGTGTCAGGAGCGAAAATCAAAGACATCCAAAAAAATGTACCTGAAGGAGTTGCTGTAGTGCGGGCAATGCCAAACACAGCTATTGCCATCCGGGAATCGATGACCTGCATCTGTTCTGAATCCAAAGATTCCGGTCCCATCGAAACTACCAAAGCTATCTTCGACACAGTTGGAGTAACACTGGAAATCCGGGAAGAACAAATGTCTTCGGCTACGGCTCTTTGTGCATGCGGAATTGCTTTCTTTTTGCGGGCCATTCGTGCCGCTTCTCAGGGAGGAATTGAGATCGGGTTTCACTCCAATGAATCCATCACGATGGCGGCGCAAACTGCGAAAGGTGCAGCTTCACTTTTAGGAGCCATGAAAAATCACCCTGAGTACGAAATTGATCGTGTAACCACGCCGAAAGGTTGTACTATTTCCGGCCTGAACCAGATGGAGCACGGCGGTTTCAGTTCGGCCATGATTAAAGGAATTCTGACTTCCGCAGAGAAAGCTGAGAAGCTTTATTAG
- the thrA gene encoding bifunctional aspartate kinase/homoserine dehydrogenase I: protein MRILKFGGSSVGSPDALRRVISIVESKQKDRRLVVVVSALRGITDQLIETASLASSGDERFQDLLQQIDKRHIDTINDLFPASKRSEVITSFKLLFNELEDVLQGVWLIRELTLKTLDFVVGFGERFSAQILASALQNQAISSLYTDARNLIKTDNNFGAARVLTDQTYQNIQNYLEENDESVIVATGFISSTLNEESTTLGRGGSDYTASIFGAALNAEVIEIWTDVDGLMTADPRKVKNAFSVEFASYEEAMELSHFGAKVIYPPTIQPALKSEIPIVIKNTFKPEHPGTQIKKEVKEKGGIIRGLSSIENVSLITIKGSGMIGVTGVASRIFGAMAKVSINIILITQSSSEHTITVAVLPGDAEIAKKSISDEFSEEFKKEILDEIRVENDLSIVAVVGDNMRQIPGIAGRVFNALGRNGINIVAIAQGSSERNISFVIDRKNEKKAMNTLHDAFFLAGVKTMNIFLVGVGLIGSTLLKMLSDHAQELYNEYQIDVNIKGLANSKKMLLSEESISLSDWETHLQQDGRDTDLEEFVDVMRLMNLPNSIFVDCTASPELKAFYNNILSESISVVTPNKLANSTSQELFDQLHETAKLHNCAYRYETNVGAGLPVIGTINEMVTTGDHIHKIEGVLSGTLSYLFNSFDDSVGFSDLVKKAKEMGYTEPDPREDLNGFDVGRKLLILARVAGYQLDFDDIDVQNLVPEEARDAKDIDEFFEKLKEFDSEFEAMWKEAADEGKKLCYIARFENGEAEVKLETIASDHPFYNLSGSDNILAIYSSHYDVNPLVVKGPGAGANVTAAGIIADILRVANTKAYSNAGF from the coding sequence ATGAGGATTTTAAAATTTGGCGGGAGCTCCGTAGGATCACCGGATGCTTTGCGCCGGGTCATCTCCATTGTTGAATCCAAACAAAAAGACCGGCGGCTGGTCGTTGTTGTATCCGCCTTGCGTGGAATTACCGATCAATTGATTGAAACGGCGAGTTTGGCATCTTCCGGGGATGAACGCTTTCAGGATTTGCTGCAGCAGATCGACAAGAGACATATCGATACCATTAATGATTTGTTTCCCGCCAGCAAAAGAAGCGAGGTGATTACTTCCTTTAAATTACTGTTTAATGAGCTGGAAGATGTTCTGCAGGGAGTTTGGCTGATCCGGGAACTTACTCTGAAAACCCTCGATTTTGTTGTAGGATTTGGAGAGCGTTTTTCCGCTCAGATTTTGGCATCCGCTCTGCAAAACCAGGCAATATCTTCACTTTATACGGATGCGAGGAACCTGATTAAGACCGACAATAATTTTGGTGCAGCTCGGGTTTTAACGGATCAGACTTATCAAAACATTCAGAATTACCTGGAAGAGAATGATGAGAGTGTAATTGTTGCAACCGGATTTATTTCATCAACACTCAATGAGGAGTCCACAACTTTAGGGCGGGGTGGCTCTGACTATACGGCGTCTATTTTTGGTGCTGCACTCAATGCCGAGGTTATTGAAATCTGGACAGACGTGGATGGTTTGATGACAGCAGATCCACGAAAGGTAAAGAATGCCTTTTCCGTAGAATTTGCTTCATATGAAGAAGCAATGGAGCTCTCTCATTTCGGAGCAAAAGTTATTTATCCGCCCACTATTCAGCCGGCGCTTAAATCTGAGATTCCAATTGTAATTAAAAATACCTTCAAGCCCGAGCATCCCGGCACTCAAATCAAAAAAGAAGTAAAGGAAAAGGGCGGGATTATACGGGGTTTATCATCCATCGAAAATGTGTCTTTAATAACGATTAAAGGCAGCGGGATGATTGGCGTTACAGGTGTTGCTTCTCGAATTTTTGGAGCAATGGCCAAGGTAAGTATCAATATTATTTTGATTACGCAGTCATCGTCCGAACACACGATTACAGTAGCCGTGTTGCCCGGGGATGCAGAAATTGCCAAAAAATCTATTTCCGATGAATTTTCAGAGGAATTCAAGAAAGAAATTCTCGACGAAATCCGGGTTGAAAATGATCTTTCCATCGTGGCGGTGGTAGGAGATAATATGCGCCAAATTCCCGGAATTGCCGGGCGGGTTTTTAACGCTCTTGGCAGAAATGGGATCAATATTGTGGCCATTGCGCAGGGATCATCCGAAAGAAATATTTCTTTTGTGATTGACCGAAAGAATGAGAAAAAAGCGATGAACACTCTTCATGACGCTTTTTTCCTGGCTGGGGTGAAGACGATGAACATCTTCCTCGTGGGTGTTGGCCTGATTGGAAGCACGCTTCTGAAAATGTTGAGTGATCATGCGCAGGAACTCTATAACGAGTACCAGATCGATGTGAATATTAAAGGGCTCGCGAACAGTAAAAAAATGTTGCTGAGTGAAGAATCGATTTCACTTTCTGACTGGGAAACACATCTGCAGCAAGACGGCCGTGATACAGATTTAGAAGAGTTTGTGGATGTGATGAGGCTCATGAATCTTCCCAATAGCATTTTTGTGGATTGTACTGCCAGTCCGGAGTTGAAGGCTTTTTATAATAATATTCTCTCCGAAAGTATTTCGGTTGTTACTCCCAACAAATTGGCAAATTCAACGAGTCAGGAGTTGTTTGATCAGCTCCACGAAACCGCCAAACTGCACAATTGTGCATACCGTTACGAAACCAATGTAGGGGCCGGTTTGCCGGTTATCGGAACCATCAACGAAATGGTAACCACGGGTGATCACATTCATAAAATTGAAGGAGTACTTTCGGGAACATTAAGCTATCTCTTTAATAGTTTTGATGATTCGGTCGGATTCAGCGATCTCGTGAAGAAAGCGAAAGAAATGGGATATACGGAGCCGGATCCCCGGGAAGATCTAAACGGGTTTGATGTGGGAAGAAAGCTGCTCATTTTGGCACGGGTAGCCGGTTATCAACTTGACTTTGATGACATTGACGTACAAAATCTTGTTCCCGAAGAAGCCCGCGATGCCAAGGATATTGACGAATTTTTTGAGAAGCTGAAAGAGTTTGATTCCGAGTTTGAAGCCATGTGGAAAGAGGCGGCAGACGAAGGAAAAAAATTGTGCTATATTGCACGTTTTGAAAATGGAGAAGCCGAAGTAAAGCTGGAAACCATTGCTTCCGATCATCCTTTTTATAATCTGTCCGGCAGTGATAATATCCTGGCAATTTACTCCTCACACTATGATGTAAATCCGTTGGTGGTGAAAGGCCCCGGAGCCGGCGCAAATGTAACGGCTGCCGGAATTATCGCCGATATTTTGCGGGTGGCTAATACCAAAGCGTACAGTAATGCAGGGTTTTGA